Genomic DNA from Paenibacillus borealis:
CTGCAATGGAGACGATGGTCGAGAGGTTGGTGAACACACTCATCAGGGAAGCTTCGATTTTGGACAAGATATAGGTTGAGGTCAGGGTAGTGACCAGCGAGGCTATGACCCCCAGATATACAGCAGACAGGATAAAGGTGCCGCTCCCCAGCGGGCTTAGGAATTCGCTGAAGGTTCCGCTAGCTGCATGTCCGGTGAGCGAAATAATCAGAAAGGTTGCGAAGCCGGTCCCCATCATGAGGTAGCTGAGTTCAGCGGGGCTGAAGTGCCTGGAGAGTGACCGGGCCAGCACGCTGTACCCGGCAAAAGCCAGACAAGTCAAGAATAACAACACAATCCCGGCCATATTGGACAGCTGAATGCTGCTTCCTTTCATGACAAAGATAAATACAACGCCAAACACCGACAGGAAAATACACAGCTTTTGCAGCAGAGTCGTCGTCTCTTTCAAGAAAACAGAAGCGATGACCATCGTCACTACCGGAGTGAACGAATAGAGAATTCCGCCCTCGGCAGAGGTGGCACGCTGAAGCCCGAATACCTGAAGGGTGAAAAATCCGAGCGGATACATCGCGGCCAGCAGCAGTGCCCGGCCAACCGGCTTGCCGCGGTAGGAGATTTTGACCCAGCCGAAGGCGACCGGGACCGACATCACAACAAACGAAGCAGCGAAACGGTAGGTTAGTGTATCGAGTGGTCCGGCATGGCCGAGAGCCACTTTGGTGAACAGGAATGAGAATCCGATAATGACCGCATTGAGTACGGCAAAGCTATAAGCCAGCTTGAGTCCTTGCTGCTGCATAGGTACATCTCCTTTGTGTGAGTAAGACCGGATGCTCTAAGCATCTTATCTGTTACTTCAAAATTAAAGGGAATTCCGCAGTTCAACAATACCAGCTTTCCGCTACTGTACCGGTACAGTTTATTGTTTCCTGTATAATAAGTGATGAATAATAGAGGTATCATGAACAGCAGGCCGTGGAATGAAGGCAATGGGAGGCGGGGCGGGCATGAAAAGGTACAATTCGGTTGTAATTGAGATGGAGAAGCGGATGAAGGAAGGACAGTACCGTCCTGGGGAAAAGCTGCCTTCCGTGCGCAGTGCCGCAGCATTCTACGGCTGCAGTGTCAGCACCATTCTGCGGGCTTACGGGGAGCTGGAGCGGACACATCTGATTTATTCGATTCCGCAGAGCGGCTATTACATGGTGGAGAAGACCGAAGAACCCGGACCACCCGGGGACAGCGGGACAATCGACTTCGCTTCGGCGTCGCCTGACCTGAATGTTTTTCCTTATCTGGATTTCCAGCATTGCCTCAACAAGGCGATTGACCAGTACAAATACAACCTGTTCACTTATGGGGATGCGCTGGGACTGGATACGCTGCGCCGTACGCTGGTGTCGCATCTGGCGGATGATCAGGTCTTTGCCAAGGCGGAGGAGATCATCATTACTTCAGGAATTCAGCAGGCATTAGAGATCCTGGCCAGAATGCCGTTCCCTAGCGGCCGGACGGAGATCCTCGTGGAACAGCCGGGCTATGATATTTATCTGCGGTATTTGGAGGCGGAGGGGCTGCCAGTAAGCGGGATTGGCCGCTCTGCAGCCGGCATTAACCTGCGGGAACTGGAGGAGCGGTTTGCAAGCGGCAGGTTTAAATTGTTCTATACCATGCCCCGGTATCATAATCCGCTTGGAACGTCTTACAGCACAGAAGAGCGGCAAGCCATTGCCGGATTAGCCAGTAAATATGATGTGTACATCGTTGAGGATGATTATATGGCCGATCTGGGCATCGGGCGGCGCTTTGATCCTGTATATGCGTATGACCAGACTTCACATGCCGTGTATTTGAAAAGCTTCTCCAAAATCATCTTCCCGGGCCTCAGGCTAGGGGCAGTTGTGATGCCTGCACCGCTGCTGGAAACCTTCCGTACGTATAAAGGATATACAGACACTTCCCTGTTATCCCAGGCAGCGCTTGAGGTATACATCAAGAATGGTATGTATGAGCACCACAGGCACAAAATTAAAGCGATGTACGCCAAAAGAATGCAGGCGGTGTATGAGGCGCTCCGGCGGCACAATACGGAGGGTCTGATTGAGGCCTCTGCGGACAGCTCTGGCGTCTATATGCAATTCAAATTGCCGGTAACCGTGAATCTGGAACGGCTGGTCAAGCGGCTGGGAGAGCGGAAGATCAGTGTTGTGTCCGGCAACGGATTCTATATATCGGGATACCGGAACCGGGAAAAGTTCCTGCGCATCAGTATTTCCCGCGCCGGGCTGGACCAGATTGATGAGGGGATCAAGGCTATTGTTCAGGAGGTGAAGCGGGGGAGCGGATGGTAGCGCGAAGGCCTTCCTGTTGTCTGGATACTAAATTATGTTCATAATGTTCCTATATAATTGTGAAAAGAGAGGCGAACCTACTGTGAAACCTGTGAATGAAACCCTTGAGCTGTTGAACCGTCATACCTCCGTCCGCCAGTTTCAGGACAAGCCCGTGAGTGACGAGCAGCTTGCCGCCATTATCGGGGCGGGCCAGATGGCCTCCACCTCCAGCAATGTACAGGCCTATAGCGTAATTGCCGTAACTGAGCCCGGACTTAAAGCGCAGCTGTCTGCCTTATCCGGCAATCAGGCATATATCGAGCAGTGCCCGGTCTTCCTGGTCTGGTGCGCCGATCTGTACCGGCTGCGTGAGGCGGCGGCTCCCCATCTACAGGGGGCGCCATCCTATGAGGACAGTACAGAGAATCTGATCGTTGCCACCGTAGATGTGGCGCTCGCGGCGCAGAATGCTGCGGTTGCCGCCGAATCGCTCGGTCTTGGCATCGTGTATATCGGCGGCGTCCGCAATAATATTGCTGCTCTGTCAGAGCTGTTGGGCCTGCCGGAGCTGGTCTATCCGGTATTCGGCATGTGCCTTGGTTATCCCGCCGCCGTGAATGGAGTGCGGCCGCGTCTGCCGCTGCAGGCCGTGCTGCATCATAACGGCTATAATGCCGAAGCGGCCATACAGCAGGCCGGGGTGTACGACGGAATCTCCCGGGACTACATGCGTGAGCGGACCGGCGGCCAGAGTGAGGCCTCGTGGTCGGAGATCATGGCGAAGCGCCAGGCCCAGCCGTCAAGAATGCATATGAAGGAGTTCCTGCTGGGCAAAGGGTTCATGCAGAGATAGATTTAAGACGGATTGCCGTACCATTTATAAGTCATTACTGACTTGGCAGGCACATTTACGATAAACGACTGGCTGCCCCATTGTATCTTGACGTTCTTGGCCGAGGTCTGCGGATTATAAGCGATTACTACCTTGGAGCCATCGGGATTCTTGAAGGCCACATTCTTCAGATCATTGCTGGTATTGCTCTGGATGCGGTAAGCGCCCGGAACAACAAATTTACTGAAGTGGCCCAGCAGATAATATTGCTTGGTATAAGTGACATTGTTCTCCGGATTGCTGTTTGAATTGTCGGAGTTCTGAATGGTGACCATGCCCCGGTTGGTATTGTAGGCAGACAGCAGGGCAGGACCGTCCTTCTGATCAAGTGCGGCGTTCCAGAGAATAACCGATTTGGACCAGTTGCGGGTAATATTGATGAATTCAGTGATCATGTTGTCGAAGCCCTGGCTTGTGCCGTTCTGCGGATCATTCCAGGTGCCGAACCCGCCCTCTGTGAACCAGATGTCTTTATCGGGATGGGCATTATGCATGGAGGTCATCTGCGAGCCGTCGCCGCTGTCGTAGTGATGGAAGGCGCTGCCGGCGATATAGCTTGCTTTGCCGGAGTTTTTCAGATTCTGAACGACCGTATTCGGGAAGCTCCAGTTCAGGTAGTTATGGTCAAAAGCAATGATCTTGGTATTGATCCCGGCATTCTGCAGGGTTGGGCCCAGATAGTCTCCGATGAAGCCGGTCTCATCCTGCTCGTTCATTCCCATCGAGGGGTAAGCTCCGGTTTCATACATGGGCTCGTTCTGTACGGTGACGGCATAAATGGGAATCCCCTGGGCCTGATAGGCCTGAATGTATTTTTTGAAATAGTCGGCGTAGGTCTGATAGTACTCAGCTTTGAGCTTGCCGCCGTTCAGGGTGCCGGAATACTTCATCCAGGCCGGGGCGCTCCATGGTGAAGTAAACACCTTGATGCCGGGGTTCTTGGCAATTGCGGCCTTGACCATCGGAACGATATAAGGCAGATCGCGGCTGATCGTGAACTGGCCGAGTGAGGTGTCTCCAGCCGTGTCATCATACGTGTAGGCCGACCAGGTGAAGTCCGAGCTGCCCATCGGCTGCCGCAGCACGCTTAAGCCAATCCCTGTGCTGCCAAACAGCTTCTCCATCACCTCGGCCCGCTTGGCGGCATTCAGCTTGTAATTGAGCAGCCAGGCTGAGGAGTCGGTAAGGGAAACGCCGAATCCGTCCATTTGCTGATAGGTGGTGTTCTCGTTGACTGTAATCGTATAATCACTGCTTCCGGTGCCGGAACTGAAGCTCTTATCCCCGATACGTGTCAAGCGGGCGCCGGTGCTAAGTCCGACAGCCGGCTCCGTATTCGGGTCTGAGGTGGTTATCCATACCTCTGCCGTTTCCCCTGCAGCCGAAACCGGTTGCGGCGCAATGCCTCCGCTGCCCGCAAGCAGCGCGGCGAGCAGTGCTGCCAGTCCAATTCTTTTGATCATACCTTAAACTCCTCTCGATTATGCAGAAATGTAATCGCTTACTTTTATTGCAGGATTATCTTAATTCAATCGTCCATAAAAATCAATAATTTCCTGTAAAAGTTATTTATCGAAGTGACAATTGTCACCTTGAACGAATGACAGTCCATACTGATGTTCACTTTCGGCCTCCTGTACTATAGAAATATAGCCGGAGGGCATATGGATACGGAGGGATACAGGATGGATCATGTCATCGAATTAAACAATGTCAGCAGAAGCTTCCAGGATAACAAAGCGGTGGATCGCGTCAGCTTCACCATTAACAGAGGTTCCATTACAGCACTGCTCGGCCCTAACGGAGCAGGTAAAACAACTACCTTGTCCATGCTCCTGGGGCTGCTTGAGCCCACAGAAGGAAGTGTGCAGGTGTTCGGTCTTCCGCCCAAAGACGCCAGGGTACGGGAGCGGACGGGAGCGATGCTGCAGGAGGTGAGTGTGATGGACCGGCTGAAGGTCCGCGAGATTCTGTCCCTGATCCGCAGCTATTATCCCCAGCCGATGGAGATGGAGGTGCTGCTTCAGGCCACGGGGCTTGCCCCGGCCGATCTCAACCGCTACGCGGAGAAGCTCTCCGGCGGCCAGAAGCGCAGTCTCAGCTTCGCGCTGGCGCTGGCGGGTAATCCCGATCTGCTATTTTTTGACGAACCGACGGTTGGGCTCGATACCACCGCCCGGCGCCGTTTCTGGGAGAAGGTCCGGGGACTGGCAGACCAGGGCAAGACGATTCTGTTCACCACCCACTATCTGCAGGAGGCGGAGGACATCGCTGACCGGATTCTGCTCTTCAGCCACGGCTCCCTTGTGGCAGACGGCAGCCCGGAGGAGATTAAGGCCAGAATCGTGAGTAAGTCAGTGTCCTTCCTGCCGCTCGGCGATCCGGCGGTGCTGCGCGGACAGTTGCTGGAGCTGCCTGAGGTCGAAGCCTGCTACGAGAAGAACGGGCGGCTGCATGTAACGACGGAGAATACGGATGAGGCGCTGCGGGCTATTTTTACAGGCGGACTTGCGGTGAAGGATGTTGTGATTGATCAGGGGAAGCTGGATGAAGCGTTCGAGCAGTTGACTATGAGCCAGGAGGCGGCGGTATGATGATGAAACAAATGATGGCCCAGTGCAAAGCGGAGCTGCTGCGGATAATCCGCAATCCCTATTACGTGTTCTGGTCGCTGCTGATGCCGATTATGTTCTATTTCATCTTCACAAGGGTGGTCAATACGGGGACAGACGATACCCAGGAGTGGCAGGCGCATTACCTGATGTCGATGGCTGCCTTCAGCGTGATGGGCTCTGCGATCATGACCCTCGGCACCCGGCTGGTGCAGGAGCGGACCCAGGGCTGGAATACGTTCATCCGCATTACTCCGCTTCCGGGCACTGTTTATTTTCTGGGAAAAATGTTCGGCCAGACGGTGATGCATCTGTTCTCCGTACTGTGTATTTTTGCTGCCGGATATCTGATCAACGGGGTGTCGCTGACGGCGGGACAATGGCTGCTTAGCGGTCTGTGGCTGCTTGCCGGCTCGCTGCCTTTTCTGGCGCTGGGTACGATTATCGGCTCAATGAAGCGGGTGGATACGGCGAGCGGGGTGAGTAACGTGCTCTATATGGCGCTGGCGGTGGCGGGCGGGATGTGGATGCCTCTGGATATTATGCCGGATGTAATGCAGCGGATCGGCCGCTGGCTGCCTTCCTACAATTACGGAGACGGTGCCTGGGAGATTGTAGGCGGAGGGGTTCCGCAGTGGAATTCCGCACTGCTATTACTCGGATACCTCGCAGTTTTTATGCTATTATCGGTCTATATCCGAAAAAAACAGGAAGCGGTGTAATGTACAATGGCACGTGAGCAGTTCCGGTTATTTCCGCGCAGGTTTGGTTACTACCCTTTTATCTGGCTGATCTATCTGGCATTCCCGATCTTAAATCTTCAGGGGTACAGCGGATACAAATTACTGGGGGGATATGCGCTGGTGGCGATTTTCACGGTCGCCTACCGTCAGCTCTACTGGACAGAGGGCAAGACCTACTCGGCCTGGCTGGGTCTTCAAATGCTGCTGATTGCTGTGTTATGTATAGTGTACAGCCCTTTCAATTTCTATATGGGCTTCTTCACAAGCAATTTTGTCGGCTGGTATACCGATCTGCGCAGGTTCAAACGGGCCTTCGCTGTGTTCACGATGATGGTTGTCGGTCTGTCACTGCTGTCTTTTAGCAAAACGAACGGTACAGAATGGCTATTCCTGTTTCCCTTTGTCATGATGATGCTGATTACTCCTTTTGGCATCCGCTCCATGAACCGCCGGCGGATGCTGGAGAAGGAGCTGGACCAGGCCAACGAGGTTATCAGGGAGATGGTCAAACGTGAAGAACGGATGCGCATTGCCCGGGATCTGCATGACACAATGGGCCATACCCTGTCGCTGATTACGCTGAAGAGCCAGCTGGTGGAGAAGCTGGTTGTGAAGAATCCTGAGCGGGCGCAGGCGGAAGCGCGGGAGATCCAGCGCACCTCCCGCGCTGCGCTGCGTCAGGTGCGGGAGCTTGTCTCGGAGATGCGTGCGGTCACTGTCGCCGAGGAGCTGGCGGAGGCCGGGGAGATGCTGCGCAGCGCGGAGATTGGGCTTGAAGTGGACGGAGATGCCGCGCTTCCGGGCGTATCTGATCTGACGCAGAATATTCTCAGCCTCTGCATCAAGGAGGCCGTCACGAATATTGTGAAGCACAGCGGTGCGGATTTGTGCCGGATTGGCATCGGGATGACGGCTGGTGAGGTACGGATCACCGTGGAGGACAACGGAGTTGGACCCGGGCTGCAGGACGGGGGAGCTGAGGGGGCGGCGCACCGCCGGGACGGCAACGGAATGAAAGGGATGGCCGAGCGGCTGGCCCTGATTGACGGTTCTCTGACCCTGGGCCCGGGAACGGGCAGTGGCATAGGGACAGGAACAGGAACTGGGACAGGAACATTGTTAACTGTGGTGACGCCAAGAGTAGTTAAGGATAGAAAGGACGGGGAAACGGCATGATCAGCATCGTAATTGCCGAGGATCAGCGGCTGCTGCGCGGAGCGATGGCTTCACTGCTCGATTTGGAGGATGATATCGAGGTGGCAGGGGAAGCCGGAGACGGGGCAGAGGCAGTGGCCCTGATTGAACGCCTTCAGCCGGATGTATGTCTGATGGATATTGAGATGCCGCTGATGAGCGGTCTGGAGGTTGCGGAGATCCTGAAATCGCGGGGCAGCGCCACCAAAATCATCATCCTGACCACCTTCGCCCGCCCCGGCTATTTCGAGCGGGGCGTGAAGGCCGGGATTCAGGGCTATCTGCTGAAGGATGAGCCGGTGGACAAGCTGGCGGAAGCGATCCGCCGGGTGATGGGCGGACACTTGGAAGTGTCCCCCGAGCTGGTCTTCGGCAGCCTGCGGGAAGAGAACCCGCTGTCAGACCGGGAGCGGGAGATTCTGAAGCTGGCCGGCGCGGGCCGCAGTGCCGGGGAGATCGCCTCGGCGCTGCACCTCTCCTACGGCACCGTCCGCAACTACATCTCGGAGATTCTCGGCAAGCTGGAAGTGAAGAGCCGGATTGAGGCGGTGCGGCTGGCTGAGGAGAAGGGCTGGATGTAGGCCGGGTTACTGGAGGTACGCGGGTACTGGATGTAGGATGGGGCACTGGATGTAGGGTGGGTTAAATGTAGATGTCCTGGATGAACGGTGGAGCCGGGTTTACTATCCGTTCAATTGTATTTTGTGCAACAGCTAACCCCGAAATCTGCCGAAAAATTGAATCTATTGTATGAAATATAGCAGAATGGGATTTATCTCTGAATATTGGAAATTCTGTTTCACCAAATGCAATCACCGAGACATAACCGCTGAAATATAACCAGCGAAATGTAAACAGCGAAACATAACTACCGAGACATAACCGCCTTTATAAAATGCTATACAGCTATAAGTTGCAACCTATATAACCCGCATTTTAGACCGGTGCTTGCAGAGCTGCATCTTAAGCTCACATGGAATAGGCATTATGTTGTACGAAGTGCAACTCTGGTTCCCCGATAATAGGGTCTATGGGAGAATTGTTGTACGAAATACATCAATTCTCCCGCTAAGCCGCTTGGAGAAGGAGAAATGTTGCCTTTTGTACAACATTCTTGGATCAGGGGCCGGATAAGGAGGGGAATGTTGTATTTAGTGCAGGATTTCTCCCGAACTCCGGAAAATGTGACTCCCCACCGTAAACGTTCATCGGAAAATGTGAATAGCTAGGTTCAGCAGATATGGGCCAAATAGCGGCTAAGCACGCCCAAGGCTCATTCACCTCAAAGGCTCTTCGCCTGCTCCTCGCGCATCCACAGCGAGAGCTGGCGCTTGAGCTGCAGGAACTCCGGCGCGTCGGTGATTTCATCGCGGCGCGGGCGCGGGAAAGGCACATCTACGGTGTGCAGGACGGAGCCGGGACGTCCGGAGAAGACATAGATGCGGCTGGAGAGCAGCAGCGCTTCTTCGATGTTGTGGGTGATGAACAGCACGGAGCGGCGGTTCTCCTCCCACAGCTCCAGCAGCCAGCGCTGCATCTGCTCGCGCGTCAGCGCATCGAGCGCGCTGAACGGCTCGTCGAGCAGCATCAGCTCCTGCGGAGCGAGCATGGCCCGCAGGAAGGCGGCCCGCTGCTGCATGCCGCCGGACAGCATATGCGGATAAGCTCGCTCGAATCCGCCCAGGCCGACCTTGGCCAGCCAGTGGCGCGCGGCTTCGCGGGCCTGCGGCTGCGGCGTGCCCTGCAGCTCGGCGCCGAGCAGGACATTGTCCAGTGTGCTGCGCCACGGGAATAGCGCGGGCTGCTGCGGCATGTAGCTGATCTTGCCGCGCTGCCCGGTAACCGGGATGCCGTCCATGCTGACGGTTCCTGCATCCGGCAGCGTCAGGCCGCCGATAATATGGAACAGGGTGCTTTTGCCGCAGCCGGAAGGACCGACAATCGAGACGAATTCCTGCGGCTCTACCGTCAGAGATACCTTATCCAGGACATGCGTCTCCCGGCGGCGGTGCGTGAACGATTTGGAGACGCTGCTGACTTCA
This window encodes:
- a CDS encoding ABC transporter ATP-binding protein, encoding MDHVIELNNVSRSFQDNKAVDRVSFTINRGSITALLGPNGAGKTTTLSMLLGLLEPTEGSVQVFGLPPKDARVRERTGAMLQEVSVMDRLKVREILSLIRSYYPQPMEMEVLLQATGLAPADLNRYAEKLSGGQKRSLSFALALAGNPDLLFFDEPTVGLDTTARRRFWEKVRGLADQGKTILFTTHYLQEAEDIADRILLFSHGSLVADGSPEEIKARIVSKSVSFLPLGDPAVLRGQLLELPEVEACYEKNGRLHVTTENTDEALRAIFTGGLAVKDVVIDQGKLDEAFEQLTMSQEAAV
- a CDS encoding DMT family transporter; the protein is MQQQGLKLAYSFAVLNAVIIGFSFLFTKVALGHAGPLDTLTYRFAASFVVMSVPVAFGWVKISYRGKPVGRALLLAAMYPLGFFTLQVFGLQRATSAEGGILYSFTPVVTMVIASVFLKETTTLLQKLCIFLSVFGVVFIFVMKGSSIQLSNMAGIVLLFLTCLAFAGYSVLARSLSRHFSPAELSYLMMGTGFATFLIISLTGHAASGTFSEFLSPLGSGTFILSAVYLGVIASLVTTLTSTYILSKIEASLMSVFTNLSTIVSIAAGAFFLGEDITVYHWIGSLLIIAGVIGTNRLGRNKEGVEVAGRSDSVSR
- a CDS encoding ABC transporter ATP-binding protein, with the protein product MSQLTNTAQPKTGSPGSSPDAIRSAPPALEVSSVSKSFTHRRRETHVLDKVSLTVEPQEFVSIVGPSGCGKSTLFHIIGGLTLPDAGTVSMDGIPVTGQRGKISYMPQQPALFPWRSTLDNVLLGAELQGTPQPQAREAARHWLAKVGLGGFERAYPHMLSGGMQQRAAFLRAMLAPQELMLLDEPFSALDALTREQMQRWLLELWEENRRSVLFITHNIEEALLLSSRIYVFSGRPGSVLHTVDVPFPRPRRDEITDAPEFLQLKRQLSLWMREEQAKSL
- a CDS encoding response regulator transcription factor, which produces MISIVIAEDQRLLRGAMASLLDLEDDIEVAGEAGDGAEAVALIERLQPDVCLMDIEMPLMSGLEVAEILKSRGSATKIIILTTFARPGYFERGVKAGIQGYLLKDEPVDKLAEAIRRVMGGHLEVSPELVFGSLREENPLSDREREILKLAGAGRSAGEIASALHLSYGTVRNYISEILGKLEVKSRIEAVRLAEEKGWM
- a CDS encoding sensor histidine kinase yields the protein MAREQFRLFPRRFGYYPFIWLIYLAFPILNLQGYSGYKLLGGYALVAIFTVAYRQLYWTEGKTYSAWLGLQMLLIAVLCIVYSPFNFYMGFFTSNFVGWYTDLRRFKRAFAVFTMMVVGLSLLSFSKTNGTEWLFLFPFVMMMLITPFGIRSMNRRRMLEKELDQANEVIREMVKREERMRIARDLHDTMGHTLSLITLKSQLVEKLVVKNPERAQAEAREIQRTSRAALRQVRELVSEMRAVTVAEELAEAGEMLRSAEIGLEVDGDAALPGVSDLTQNILSLCIKEAVTNIVKHSGADLCRIGIGMTAGEVRITVEDNGVGPGLQDGGAEGAAHRRDGNGMKGMAERLALIDGSLTLGPGTGSGIGTGTGTGTGTLLTVVTPRVVKDRKDGETA
- a CDS encoding ABC transporter permease, whose amino-acid sequence is MKQMMAQCKAELLRIIRNPYYVFWSLLMPIMFYFIFTRVVNTGTDDTQEWQAHYLMSMAAFSVMGSAIMTLGTRLVQERTQGWNTFIRITPLPGTVYFLGKMFGQTVMHLFSVLCIFAAGYLINGVSLTAGQWLLSGLWLLAGSLPFLALGTIIGSMKRVDTASGVSNVLYMALAVAGGMWMPLDIMPDVMQRIGRWLPSYNYGDGAWEIVGGGVPQWNSALLLLGYLAVFMLLSVYIRKKQEAV
- a CDS encoding PLP-dependent aminotransferase family protein; protein product: MKRYNSVVIEMEKRMKEGQYRPGEKLPSVRSAAAFYGCSVSTILRAYGELERTHLIYSIPQSGYYMVEKTEEPGPPGDSGTIDFASASPDLNVFPYLDFQHCLNKAIDQYKYNLFTYGDALGLDTLRRTLVSHLADDQVFAKAEEIIITSGIQQALEILARMPFPSGRTEILVEQPGYDIYLRYLEAEGLPVSGIGRSAAGINLRELEERFASGRFKLFYTMPRYHNPLGTSYSTEERQAIAGLASKYDVYIVEDDYMADLGIGRRFDPVYAYDQTSHAVYLKSFSKIIFPGLRLGAVVMPAPLLETFRTYKGYTDTSLLSQAALEVYIKNGMYEHHRHKIKAMYAKRMQAVYEALRRHNTEGLIEASADSSGVYMQFKLPVTVNLERLVKRLGERKISVVSGNGFYISGYRNREKFLRISISRAGLDQIDEGIKAIVQEVKRGSGW
- a CDS encoding glycoside hydrolase family 30 protein, yielding MIKRIGLAALLAALLAGSGGIAPQPVSAAGETAEVWITTSDPNTEPAVGLSTGARLTRIGDKSFSSGTGSSDYTITVNENTTYQQMDGFGVSLTDSSAWLLNYKLNAAKRAEVMEKLFGSTGIGLSVLRQPMGSSDFTWSAYTYDDTAGDTSLGQFTISRDLPYIVPMVKAAIAKNPGIKVFTSPWSAPAWMKYSGTLNGGKLKAEYYQTYADYFKKYIQAYQAQGIPIYAVTVQNEPMYETGAYPSMGMNEQDETGFIGDYLGPTLQNAGINTKIIAFDHNYLNWSFPNTVVQNLKNSGKASYIAGSAFHHYDSGDGSQMTSMHNAHPDKDIWFTEGGFGTWNDPQNGTSQGFDNMITEFINITRNWSKSVILWNAALDQKDGPALLSAYNTNRGMVTIQNSDNSNSNPENNVTYTKQYYLLGHFSKFVVPGAYRIQSNTSNDLKNVAFKNPDGSKVVIAYNPQTSAKNVKIQWGSQSFIVNVPAKSVMTYKWYGNPS
- the nfsA gene encoding oxygen-insensitive NADPH nitroreductase, producing the protein MNETLELLNRHTSVRQFQDKPVSDEQLAAIIGAGQMASTSSNVQAYSVIAVTEPGLKAQLSALSGNQAYIEQCPVFLVWCADLYRLREAAAPHLQGAPSYEDSTENLIVATVDVALAAQNAAVAAESLGLGIVYIGGVRNNIAALSELLGLPELVYPVFGMCLGYPAAVNGVRPRLPLQAVLHHNGYNAEAAIQQAGVYDGISRDYMRERTGGQSEASWSEIMAKRQAQPSRMHMKEFLLGKGFMQR